The Agrobacterium vitis genome has a segment encoding these proteins:
- the glf gene encoding UDP-galactopyranose mutase: protein MKEIAIVGAGLSGAVIARELAAAGHKVSVFEARDHIAGNCHTARDPETGVMVHVYGPHIFHTDNETVWNYITGFDTFQPYTNRVKAITEGRVFSLPINLHTINQYFGETFNPTEARAFIESKGLKMDQEPQSFEEQALKFIGKELYEAFFKGYTIKQWGVQPDQLPASILKRLPVRFNYDDNYFNHRFQGMPKHGYTQIVERILDIDGVEVHLNRPFSPAEKDDFDHVFYSGPLDAWFDYREGRLPYRTLDFEILRGEGDFQGNAVVNYCGSDVPYTRITEHKHFSPWETHEKTICYKEYSRSCTEKDIPYYPVHLTGLSDNLTRYQELAAAEKNVTFVGRLGTFRYLDMDVSIAEALDCAKKFVSG from the coding sequence ATGAAAGAAATTGCAATTGTCGGCGCAGGACTTTCAGGAGCGGTCATCGCGCGCGAACTCGCCGCAGCGGGGCACAAGGTCTCGGTGTTCGAGGCGCGCGATCATATTGCTGGCAATTGTCACACGGCGCGCGACCCTGAAACGGGCGTTATGGTGCATGTCTACGGGCCGCATATCTTTCACACTGATAACGAGACCGTCTGGAACTACATTACTGGGTTCGACACGTTTCAACCCTATACCAACCGGGTGAAGGCGATAACGGAAGGGCGGGTTTTTTCGCTGCCAATCAACCTTCACACGATCAACCAGTATTTCGGTGAGACCTTCAACCCGACTGAGGCCCGCGCCTTTATCGAATCGAAGGGCTTGAAAATGGATCAGGAGCCGCAATCCTTTGAAGAGCAGGCGCTGAAATTTATCGGCAAGGAGCTCTATGAAGCATTCTTCAAGGGTTACACGATCAAGCAGTGGGGTGTGCAACCGGACCAGTTGCCGGCCAGTATTTTGAAACGGCTTCCAGTCCGGTTCAATTACGACGATAACTACTTCAATCATCGTTTCCAGGGCATGCCCAAGCACGGTTATACTCAGATCGTTGAGCGGATATTGGATATCGACGGCGTTGAGGTTCACCTGAACAGGCCCTTTTCTCCGGCAGAAAAGGATGATTTCGACCACGTTTTCTATAGCGGTCCGCTGGATGCCTGGTTCGACTATCGCGAAGGCAGGCTTCCTTATCGCACGCTGGACTTCGAAATCCTGCGGGGGGAGGGCGATTTTCAGGGAAATGCAGTGGTGAATTATTGCGGCTCTGACGTGCCCTATACCCGGATTACTGAACATAAGCATTTCTCGCCCTGGGAAACGCATGAGAAAACCATCTGCTACAAGGAATATAGCCGCTCCTGCACGGAGAAGGACATTCCCTATTACCCGGTACACCTGACCGGTCTGTCGGATAACCTCACCCGGTACCAGGAACTGGCTGCAGCTGAGAAAAATGTAACCTTCGTCGGCCGGCTCGGCACTTTCCGATATCTCGACATGGATGTCTCCATCGCCGAAGCGCTTGATTGCGCAAAGAAATTTGTGTCTGGTTGA
- a CDS encoding cold-shock protein: MPTGTVKFFNDDKGFGFITPENGGTDVFVHVSSLQRGDSLREGDKVSFEIGQDRKTGKSKAENVSVL, encoded by the coding sequence ATGCCTACTGGTACTGTGAAATTTTTTAACGACGACAAGGGTTTTGGTTTTATCACGCCCGAGAATGGTGGAACGGATGTATTCGTTCACGTGTCTTCCCTGCAGCGCGGTGACTCGCTCAGAGAAGGTGACAAGGTCAGCTTCGAAATCGGGCAGGACCGTAAGACCGGGAAGTCGAAGGCTGAAAACGTCAGCGTGCTTTAA